DNA from Thunnus maccoyii chromosome 21, fThuMac1.1, whole genome shotgun sequence:
CAACTGCAGTGCCCTGCAGATCAAACAGTTAGATTCAGTTATTAACAGAACATCTCTATTTTTTCTCAGCTCAATCAGCTTTAATATTCCTAATCCCACCTTGTCTGACTGGACGGGAAGTGCAAATCTCCTATAGCCTGGTTTTGAGTAGCTATCGTCGTGTGATGTGGTATTTTCCTTCAGCTTACTCAGGTAGAACATTTCATAAAGGCTGGTATCATTATAGGCGATGACATCGAAGATGACATGACCGTTGTCCTCAAAAGCGTTCACGTGATGGTAGACAACCATTGCTCCAGTGTAGTACTTAGTCTCTACCTCTTTGCCAGTATTTCTGTCTATCAGATGGATCAGAGTCTGTTGAAAGAATAAACAGAtagaaaaacagtaaagtaatGTTAAAGGTCTAGAACTTGAGTCAAACCAATCAAACCCAGGCTCATACAGACCCTCTCACCAGTGGTGTGAATATAAGATATGGCGTGAGTTTTAGAGTGACCACTTACATTTTCCTCGGGGCTGAACTTCAAGCAGCTTGCCCAGTTGACTCCCCTCATATATGCAGTGGCCATCTTGAGGATGTCCAGTTTGAAAGGCTGCTCAATGAAGATGAAGTAGTTCTCCGTCATGCCGAAGCTGTGGTAGTAGCTCGGCGTGAGGAGGGAGCGGCAGGGAACCGTGCAGATCACCTCCACATTCTTCAGCGCAGGGACATCCTTGCCTTTGTCTGAAAGTTGAAAAGAAAATttagaagaaacaaacacaaagaattGAACAGAAATAGGAGTGAGCACAAGAAGTAATGTGTATGTCgctgatatattgttatatattgcACTTTTTCTATTGCGTAtggccatgtttttttttttattgttgttgttgtattgttgttgctgtgattcTATACTGCACACACTACGATGTCCAAGGCAAATTTCCCACTGGGACAATAAGGTCTCTCTTATCTTATCTAACAGGACAACTgactttaaaatcattttcatttcttggtatgtaaacaacacacataGCAATTTGCatgtagtgtgtttgtgtacatgttgcAGTAATATTAGTAGTATATCGAGGGACTGATGTACAAATAagaatgatgtacagtatgaataaaCATGTGATAATCAATCAATGTAGTAATTGGACTTCCAGGTCTACACTAGGGTCACTATAGCTTTAAATGTACTGCATATTGCATAGCAAGTGCACAACAGAAAAGCTAAGATTTACAGATTGCAACAGTCAACAATCATAATCACTTTTTTTAGTACATGAAGTGTAGATACTGCAGTTCATTCAACTCCATATGAGGAGCCAATGTCAGGAGACATACAGTAATTAGCCCTGACTGTTCTTCATGCACCTCCCCCTGTCCTATCCTGTTTTTACATAATCTTGTGTTGTATTTAAACTTTCTACACCTTTTTACAAAGTGCAGCTGATAGGAAGATGGAACACTGAGGTGTAAGGACAAAGTAGAGCATGTTTATATACCTTTctctgaagcagcagcagcagcagcagggacttTGAACAGCATGTATTTTGTCTTGCCCTTTTCTGCTATTGAAGTCCCCATGTTGTAGGTGTTGCCCTCCTTGTCGTAGTGTGGATGGGATGAAACCAGGTTTACAGGCAGGTACTTCATGTAGTCCACCTTTGTGAATCAGTTAAACAACTCATGAGCCCGGAAACAAAAGCTTCGCTCGGATGTACTGTGTGTTAACAGATCAGCTGATGGCGTTACCTTATCCTGGGTTTCCAGGGTCACAGGATCAATCTTGCGGATGTAGTTGGTTTCAGAGGTGGCATAATAATCATTCCCATATTTGATGAAATTGCTTGCACCATTGTCTGTGAAGTCAGGTACTGTGTGGTTGAGAAAGGTAATTGCCCTGAAAAGTAAGGGTACAGTTTTAGAGATTAATTATAATGGGAAAAGGTGGTAGGGGGTCAGTGACAAATCCCTCTATCCCAAACAGGAAGAGAAGCAGCAGGAGGTTCCTCCAACACAAAAGACTGATTATGCTTATGTTGCAGATCCTTTAAAAAACCATCAGTTGCTTGCACCACAATGATCGACCCCCGTTTACCAAACTGTTACCTGTTGAATGCCTTGGAGGTGTTAAAGAAAAGAATGTTTGcactgttaatgttaatgttgcacTATTATAAACAATGGAAACTACATAATTGTGGACAATTTTATAAgtttaaatagaaataaaaaattatacagtcaaagaaaacagtacaattaaatacaattaagTATATCCTTACTTGAAGATGAAGTTCTTGCTTGGGTCTGGATAGGCCATTGTTCCCATTTCAGACACAACAATTCTGTTTGCAGCCATGTTTGCTTTGTAGGTGTCACTTCTGAGGAATCTGCTTCTGTGGGTCA
Protein-coding regions in this window:
- the bco1 gene encoding beta,beta-carotene 15,15'-dioxygenase — its product is MATDFSKNAEERPEPLQAEVKGSIPSWLQGTLLRNGPGIFSVGDTSYDHWFDGMAIMHSFAFKDGEVTHRSRFLRSDTYKANMAANRIVVSEMGTMAYPDPSKNFIFKAITFLNHTVPDFTDNGASNFIKYGNDYYATSETNYIRKIDPVTLETQDKVDYMKYLPVNLVSSHPHYDKEGNTYNMGTSIAEKGKTKYMLFKVPAAAAAASEKDKGKDVPALKNVEVICTVPCRSLLTPSYYHSFGMTENYFIFIEQPFKLDILKMATAYMRGVNWASCLKFSPEENTLIHLIDRNTGKEVETKYYTGAMVVYHHVNAFEDNGHVIFDVIAYNDTSLYEMFYLSKLKENTTSHDDSYSKPGYRRFALPVQSDKGTAVGEDLMKLKYTTASAVKEKEGKLMCQAEVLYEGFELPRINYDFNGKKHRFVYGSCVEESALSKQIGKFDTETKEMVYWSEDNCWPSEPVFIPRPNAESEDDGVVLTSVINSNPDQSSFILVLDGKTFKEVARACVNTTLHKDMHGFFIPHGN